In Alosa alosa isolate M-15738 ecotype Scorff River chromosome 23, AALO_Geno_1.1, whole genome shotgun sequence, a single window of DNA contains:
- the lrrfip1b gene encoding uncharacterized protein lrrfip1b isoform X8, with amino-acid sequence MGTQVTGRKRIPNREKMTAEDDALSQIAREAEARLAAKRAARAEAREIRMRELERQQKEEESERYSRHSRRNTSISDDEERMSVGSRGSLRVEERMDRDFFDKGSRTASTLSAATLASLGGGSSRRGSCDTSISADTEASIREMKDSLTEVEEKYRRAMVSNAQLDNEKSNLMYQVDTLRDTLMELEEQMCEMRREYEEKAKDYERERHAHAVLKVQFTEMKETLKQSEELLVEAQQLRLKQHNYVREISDLQETLEWKEKKIGALERQKEYSDSMRDERNAFRDQVLRLQDALKKHGITLTSEPTTNGDAGESVIDGHVTSESASQLAQDSDSILGRGPYSMDHSRQVCIYLDIIPEITQEEDGCLDDHQTPQIEAGVSEEARVAESSSSQFNQTALLPEKTPEEAGEEEEDTQKMATPPCQETKSHQVQDPAEVQSASVILKDGEDMRVEYGSEDVDDNEGISTHTDSQYLKPDTDTSEPERTNEERGESFACVSDATVTENDRQSTHTPVESSTSDSQLNSTDELIEPPKEEKSEYIDPGIEVGSDPVSESGLSAVSKDIQDQTGESSDLKNFEIVIEVSTNYSSEAHSPDHEVVCEEDTLLSDSQATDTLKVEPAEGFMESINEVGSPPEDSRVTISEDENSPYPSEGRINPQLDDKTEGPVSETSAVEVHTDAVAQADADADSGMNNEEDALEALDEAKLQQHCIIHEKVPEEDQSQSHLISENTALDVVNNSSSADVETLGESKIVSLSENSTEWQAEGDVSARLTETENTLKTVTDQLETSDACEDTLKTVTDQSETSDACEDTLKTVTDQSETSDACEDTLKTVTDQSETSDACEDTLKTVTDQSETSDACEDTLKSVRDQSETSGANVELVECDEETLTSKAVDIISLQIPSGLDASSEEHTMTGITKATGPCGTSGEVTMDIALKQEKLHDITHMNVLIEQVESSQEDNRKTEHVIVSKTETPVRAEVISEISFDAQLTDIDVATGTISEDTINDMPEAEMASVVIPGEGSCKHSHHEENSESAETELRADAPLGGVEDNRGIEDGAELAHLGEPAGSPHTDKSLTEDTPAENEIIAAAAEPSSVANSMSRPQNESGAATGEVSAFPEVTSKFADTEERSTSDSGDDRADSQSAPVSLSSEDKAEEFNKVAEKPVSSPGQRPGPSSCEKESTDASTQTHIQVAAGREDSVDETTSEETTSVQGSGSVLCAGESTDATSSPHIEVTTRRGGGAEETAEEEMTTASIQTESTEEEIPIVRGAEALEDSQDDLKFLQSCVLATQLDFEFDQAQDLTGSAVAIPVEPVEEIIKDGFTGKAFKKKKFKIKRKGVKRKEDCRLS; translated from the exons GCTGAGGCGCGTCTGGCTGCCAAGCGTGCGGCCAGGGCTGAGGCTCGTGAGATCCGCATGCGGGAACTGGAGAGGCAGCAGAAAGAG gaggagagtgagaggtacTCACGCCACTCACGGAGAAACACCTCG ATATCCGACGATGAGGAGCGGATGTCAGTGGGCAGTCGTGGCAGCCTAAGG GTGGAGGAGCGGATGGACAGAGACTTTTTTGACAAA GGTTCTAGAACAGCCTCCACCCTATCGGCTGCCACTTTAGCCTCTCTAGGTGGAGGTTCCTCGCGGAGGGGAAGCTGCGACACCTCCATTTCTGCTGATACAGAAGCCTCCATAAGGGAAATGAAG GACTCCCTTACAGAGGTGGAGGAAAAGTACCGGCGGGCCATGGTGTCCAACGCACAGCTGGACAACGAGAAGTCCAACCTGATGTACCAGGTGGACACGCTGAGGGACACACTCATGGAGCTGGAAGAACAGATGTGTGAAATGAGACGGGAGTACGAGGAAAaggccaag GATTACGAGCGAGAGCGCCATGCACATGCGGTTCTGAAGGTCCAGTTCACGGAGATGAAAGAAACTCTGAAACAGAGTGAGGAGTTGCTGGTG GAGGCCCAGCAGTTGCGCCTGAAGCAGCACAACTATGTTAGAGAGATCTCTGACCTCCAGGAGACTCTGGAGTGGAAGGAGAAAAAGATCGGG GCCTTAGAGAGGCAGAAGGAGTACTCAGACTCGATGCGGGATGAGCGCAATGCCTTCAGGGACCAGGTGCTCAGGCTCCAGGATGCTCTGAAG AAACACGGGATAACGCTCACATCTGAGCCAACAACCAATGGTGACGCGGGAGAGAGTGTGATTGACGGGCATGTCACCTCAGAGTCTGCCTCCCAGCTGGCCCAGGACAGCGACAGCATACTAG GAAGAGGTCCATACTCCATGGATCACTCTAGGCAAGTTTGCATATATCTGGATATCATTCCTGAGATAACACAGGAGGAGGATGGCTGCTTAGATGACCACCAGACTCCTCAAATAGAAGCAGGAGTATCAGAGGAGGCCCGCGTAGCAGAGTCCTCATCTTCTCAATTCAACCAGACTGCCCTCCTGCCTGAGAAGACCCCTGAAGAAgctggagaagaagaggaggacacACAAAAGATGGCAACACCTCCTTGTCAAGAAACAAAGAGCCATCAAGTTCAAGATCCTGCTGAAGTACAGAGTGCATCTGTGATTCTAAAAGATGGTGAAGACATGCGTGTGGAATATGGCTCAGAAGATGTTGATGATAACGAAGGAATCAGCACTCATACAGACTCTCAGTACCTCAAACCTGACACAGACACATCTGAACCTGAAAGGACgaatgaggagagaggggaaagctTTGCTTGTGTCAGTGATGCCACGGTTACTGAGAATGATAgacaatcaacacacacacctgtagagTCTTCTACTTCTGATAGTCAGTTAAATTCCACAGATGAACTCATAGAACCCCCgaaggaagagaagagtgaATACATAGACCCTGGAATAGAGGTAGGTTCTGATCCAGTGAGTGAATCTGGCCTGTCAGCTGTTAGTAAAGACATACAAGATCAGACAGGTGAGAGTTCAGATCTCAAAAACTTTGAGATCGTAATTGAAGTCTCCACAAATTACTCGTCTGAAGCCCACAGCCCTGACCATGAGGTAGTTTGTGAGGAAGATACTCTGCTTTCAGatagtcaggctactgacactCTCAAAGTGGAGCCTGCAGAGGGCTTTATGGAATCCATTAATGAGGTTGGGAGTCCTCCTGAGGACAGCAGGGTGACCATATCAGAAGATGAAAACTCACCATATCCAAGTGAGGGCAGAATAAATCCCCAGTtagatgacaaaacagagggcCCTGTGTCTGAAACCAGCGCTGTGGAAGTCCATACTGATGCAGTGGCACAGGCAGATGCAGATGCTGATAGCGGCATGAATAATGAAGAAGATGCTTTAGAAGCCCTGGATGAAGCCAAGTTACAGCAACATTGCATCATCCATGAAAAAGTACCAGAAGAGGATCAGTCAcagtctcatctcatctctgagAATACAGCTCTAGACGTCGTTAATAACTCCAGTAGTGCAGATGTGGAGACACTTGGAGAATCTAAAATTGTGTCTTTGAGTGAAAACAGTACAGAGTGGCAGGCAGAAGGTGATGTGTCAGCCCGTCTGACTGAAACTGAAAACACACTGAAGACTGTTACAGACCAATTAGAGACCTCTGATGCCTGTGAAGACACACTGAAGACTGTTACAGACCAATCAGAGACCTCTGATGCCTGTGAAGACACACTGAAGACTGTTACAGACCAATCAGAGACCTCTGATGCCTGTGAAGACACACTGAAGACTGTTACAGACCAATCAGAGACCTCTGATGCCTGTGAAGACACATTGAAGACTGTTACAGACCAATCAGAGACCTCTGATGCCTGTGAAGACACACTGAAGAGTGTTAGAGACCAATCAGAGACCTCTGGTGCCAATGTAGAGTTAGTGGAGTGTGATGAAGAAACTCTGACTTCTAAAGCAGTCGACATCATCTCTCTACAAATCCCATCTGGACTGGATGCATCATCAGAGGAGCATACTATGACAGGAATCACCAAGGCTACAGGACCCTGTGGAACCTCAGGTGAGGTTACTATGGATATCGCTCTCAAACAGGAAAAGTTGCATGACATCACTCATATGAATGTATTGATAGAGCAGGTAGAGAGCAGCCAAGAGGACAACAGAAAAACAGAACATGTGATTGTCTCAAAGACTGAGACTCCTGTACGTGCTGAGGTTATCTCTGAAATCTCCTTTGATGCCCAACTTACTGACATAGACGTTGCAACAGGAACTATTAGTGAAGATACAATAAATGACATGCCAGAGGCAGAAATGGCCTCTGTAGTAATCCCTGGAGAGGGGAGTTGCAAACACAGTCATCATGAAGAAAACAGTGAGAGTGCTGAGACAGAACTCCGTGCAGATGCACCACTCGGGGGAGTGGAGGACAACAGGGGAATAGAGGATGGAGCTGAGCTAGCACACCTGGGAGAGCCGGCGGGCTCACCGCACACAGATAAATCTCTCACTGAAGACACTCCTGCAGAGAATGAAATCATCGCTGCAGCTGCAGAGCCCTCCTCCGTGGCCAACAGCATGAGCCGACCACAGAATGAGAGCGGGGCCGCCACGGGAGAGGTATCTGCGTTTCCCGAGGTGACGTCCAAGTTCGCTGACACAGAGGAACGTTCAACCTCTGACAGCGGAGATGATCGAGCTGATTCACAGTCAGCACCTGTGAGCTTATCCTCAGAGGACAAAGCTGAGGAATTTAACAAAGTTGCAGAGAAGCCCGTTTCTTCACCCGGTCAGAGGCCTGGCCCTTCTAGCTGTGAAAAAGAGTCGACTGACGcctccacccaaacacacatccaGGTAGCTGCTGGGAGAGAGGACAGTGTGGATGAGACTACCTCTGAGGAGACTACCTCTGTCCAGGGGTCTGGCTCTGTTCTCTGTGCAGGCGAGTCGACTGACGCCACCTCCTCACCCCACATTGAAGTAACcactaggagaggaggaggtgcagaggagacggcagaggaggagatgacGACTGCCTCTATCCAGACAGAAAGCACAGAGGAAGAGATCCCCATTGTGAGAGGGGCCGAAGCACTGGAGGACAGTCAGGACGATTTGAAATTTCTACAGAGTTGTGTGCTGGCTACTCAACTGGACTTTGAATTTGACCAAGCACAGGATCTTACAGGTTCAGCTGTCGCTATCCCTGTAGAGCCTGTAGAAGAGATTATCAAGGATGGTTTCACTGGAAAAGCATTCAAGAAGAAAAAGTTCAAGATCAAACGGAAAGGTGTCAAACGGAAAGAAGACTGCCGCTTGTCATAG
- the lrrfip1b gene encoding uncharacterized protein lrrfip1b isoform X9, which translates to MGTQVTGRKRIPNREKMTAEDDALSQIAREAEARLAAKRAARAEAREIRMRELERQQKEISDDEERMSVGSRGSLRVEERMDRDFFDKGSRTASTLSAATLASLGGGSSRRGSCDTSISADTEASIREMKDSLTEVEEKYRRAMVSNAQLDNEKSNLMYQVDTLRDTLMELEEQMCEMRREYEEKAKDYERERHAHAVLKVQFTEMKETLKQSEELLVEAQQLRLKQHNYVREISDLQETLEWKEKKIGALERQKEYSDSMRDERNAFRDQVLRLQDALKKHGITLTSEPTTNGDAGESVIDGHVTSESASQLAQDSDSILGRGPYSMDHSRQVCIYLDIIPEITQEEDGCLDDHQTPQIEAGVSEEARVAESSSSQFNQTALLPEKTPEEAGEEEEDTQKMATPPCQETKSHQVQDPAEVQSASVILKDGEDMRVEYGSEDVDDNEGISTHTDSQYLKPDTDTSEPERTNEERGESFACVSDATVTENDRQSTHTPVESSTSDSQLNSTDELIEPPKEEKSEYIDPGIEVGSDPVSESGLSAVSKDIQDQTGESSDLKNFEIVIEVSTNYSSEAHSPDHEVVCEEDTLLSDSQATDTLKVEPAEGFMESINEVGSPPEDSRVTISEDENSPYPSEGRINPQLDDKTEGPVSETSAVEVHTDAVAQADADADSGMNNEEDALEALDEAKLQQHCIIHEKVPEEDQSQSHLISENTALDVVNNSSSADVETLGESKIVSLSENSTEWQAEGDVSARLTETENTLKTVTDQLETSDACEDTLKTVTDQSETSDACEDTLKTVTDQSETSDACEDTLKTVTDQSETSDACEDTLKTVTDQSETSDACEDTLKSVRDQSETSGANVELVECDEETLTSKAVDIISLQIPSGLDASSEEHTMTGITKATGPCGTSGEVTMDIALKQEKLHDITHMNVLIEQVESSQEDNRKTEHVIVSKTETPVRAEVISEISFDAQLTDIDVATGTISEDTINDMPEAEMASVVIPGEGSCKHSHHEENSESAETELRADAPLGGVEDNRGIEDGAELAHLGEPAGSPHTDKSLTEDTPAENEIIAAAAEPSSVANSMSRPQNESGAATGEVSAFPEVTSKFADTEERSTSDSGDDRADSQSAPVSLSSEDKAEEFNKVAEKPVSSPGQRPGPSSCEKESTDASTQTHIQVAAGREDSVDETTSEETTSVQGSGSVLCAGESTDATSSPHIEVTTRRGGGAEETAEEEMTTASIQTESTEEEIPIVRGAEALEDSQDDLKFLQSCVLATQLDFEFDQAQDLTGSAVAIPVEPVEEIIKDGFTGKAFKKKKFKIKRKGVKRKEDCRLS; encoded by the exons GCTGAGGCGCGTCTGGCTGCCAAGCGTGCGGCCAGGGCTGAGGCTCGTGAGATCCGCATGCGGGAACTGGAGAGGCAGCAGAAAGAG ATATCCGACGATGAGGAGCGGATGTCAGTGGGCAGTCGTGGCAGCCTAAGG GTGGAGGAGCGGATGGACAGAGACTTTTTTGACAAA GGTTCTAGAACAGCCTCCACCCTATCGGCTGCCACTTTAGCCTCTCTAGGTGGAGGTTCCTCGCGGAGGGGAAGCTGCGACACCTCCATTTCTGCTGATACAGAAGCCTCCATAAGGGAAATGAAG GACTCCCTTACAGAGGTGGAGGAAAAGTACCGGCGGGCCATGGTGTCCAACGCACAGCTGGACAACGAGAAGTCCAACCTGATGTACCAGGTGGACACGCTGAGGGACACACTCATGGAGCTGGAAGAACAGATGTGTGAAATGAGACGGGAGTACGAGGAAAaggccaag GATTACGAGCGAGAGCGCCATGCACATGCGGTTCTGAAGGTCCAGTTCACGGAGATGAAAGAAACTCTGAAACAGAGTGAGGAGTTGCTGGTG GAGGCCCAGCAGTTGCGCCTGAAGCAGCACAACTATGTTAGAGAGATCTCTGACCTCCAGGAGACTCTGGAGTGGAAGGAGAAAAAGATCGGG GCCTTAGAGAGGCAGAAGGAGTACTCAGACTCGATGCGGGATGAGCGCAATGCCTTCAGGGACCAGGTGCTCAGGCTCCAGGATGCTCTGAAG AAACACGGGATAACGCTCACATCTGAGCCAACAACCAATGGTGACGCGGGAGAGAGTGTGATTGACGGGCATGTCACCTCAGAGTCTGCCTCCCAGCTGGCCCAGGACAGCGACAGCATACTAG GAAGAGGTCCATACTCCATGGATCACTCTAGGCAAGTTTGCATATATCTGGATATCATTCCTGAGATAACACAGGAGGAGGATGGCTGCTTAGATGACCACCAGACTCCTCAAATAGAAGCAGGAGTATCAGAGGAGGCCCGCGTAGCAGAGTCCTCATCTTCTCAATTCAACCAGACTGCCCTCCTGCCTGAGAAGACCCCTGAAGAAgctggagaagaagaggaggacacACAAAAGATGGCAACACCTCCTTGTCAAGAAACAAAGAGCCATCAAGTTCAAGATCCTGCTGAAGTACAGAGTGCATCTGTGATTCTAAAAGATGGTGAAGACATGCGTGTGGAATATGGCTCAGAAGATGTTGATGATAACGAAGGAATCAGCACTCATACAGACTCTCAGTACCTCAAACCTGACACAGACACATCTGAACCTGAAAGGACgaatgaggagagaggggaaagctTTGCTTGTGTCAGTGATGCCACGGTTACTGAGAATGATAgacaatcaacacacacacctgtagagTCTTCTACTTCTGATAGTCAGTTAAATTCCACAGATGAACTCATAGAACCCCCgaaggaagagaagagtgaATACATAGACCCTGGAATAGAGGTAGGTTCTGATCCAGTGAGTGAATCTGGCCTGTCAGCTGTTAGTAAAGACATACAAGATCAGACAGGTGAGAGTTCAGATCTCAAAAACTTTGAGATCGTAATTGAAGTCTCCACAAATTACTCGTCTGAAGCCCACAGCCCTGACCATGAGGTAGTTTGTGAGGAAGATACTCTGCTTTCAGatagtcaggctactgacactCTCAAAGTGGAGCCTGCAGAGGGCTTTATGGAATCCATTAATGAGGTTGGGAGTCCTCCTGAGGACAGCAGGGTGACCATATCAGAAGATGAAAACTCACCATATCCAAGTGAGGGCAGAATAAATCCCCAGTtagatgacaaaacagagggcCCTGTGTCTGAAACCAGCGCTGTGGAAGTCCATACTGATGCAGTGGCACAGGCAGATGCAGATGCTGATAGCGGCATGAATAATGAAGAAGATGCTTTAGAAGCCCTGGATGAAGCCAAGTTACAGCAACATTGCATCATCCATGAAAAAGTACCAGAAGAGGATCAGTCAcagtctcatctcatctctgagAATACAGCTCTAGACGTCGTTAATAACTCCAGTAGTGCAGATGTGGAGACACTTGGAGAATCTAAAATTGTGTCTTTGAGTGAAAACAGTACAGAGTGGCAGGCAGAAGGTGATGTGTCAGCCCGTCTGACTGAAACTGAAAACACACTGAAGACTGTTACAGACCAATTAGAGACCTCTGATGCCTGTGAAGACACACTGAAGACTGTTACAGACCAATCAGAGACCTCTGATGCCTGTGAAGACACACTGAAGACTGTTACAGACCAATCAGAGACCTCTGATGCCTGTGAAGACACACTGAAGACTGTTACAGACCAATCAGAGACCTCTGATGCCTGTGAAGACACATTGAAGACTGTTACAGACCAATCAGAGACCTCTGATGCCTGTGAAGACACACTGAAGAGTGTTAGAGACCAATCAGAGACCTCTGGTGCCAATGTAGAGTTAGTGGAGTGTGATGAAGAAACTCTGACTTCTAAAGCAGTCGACATCATCTCTCTACAAATCCCATCTGGACTGGATGCATCATCAGAGGAGCATACTATGACAGGAATCACCAAGGCTACAGGACCCTGTGGAACCTCAGGTGAGGTTACTATGGATATCGCTCTCAAACAGGAAAAGTTGCATGACATCACTCATATGAATGTATTGATAGAGCAGGTAGAGAGCAGCCAAGAGGACAACAGAAAAACAGAACATGTGATTGTCTCAAAGACTGAGACTCCTGTACGTGCTGAGGTTATCTCTGAAATCTCCTTTGATGCCCAACTTACTGACATAGACGTTGCAACAGGAACTATTAGTGAAGATACAATAAATGACATGCCAGAGGCAGAAATGGCCTCTGTAGTAATCCCTGGAGAGGGGAGTTGCAAACACAGTCATCATGAAGAAAACAGTGAGAGTGCTGAGACAGAACTCCGTGCAGATGCACCACTCGGGGGAGTGGAGGACAACAGGGGAATAGAGGATGGAGCTGAGCTAGCACACCTGGGAGAGCCGGCGGGCTCACCGCACACAGATAAATCTCTCACTGAAGACACTCCTGCAGAGAATGAAATCATCGCTGCAGCTGCAGAGCCCTCCTCCGTGGCCAACAGCATGAGCCGACCACAGAATGAGAGCGGGGCCGCCACGGGAGAGGTATCTGCGTTTCCCGAGGTGACGTCCAAGTTCGCTGACACAGAGGAACGTTCAACCTCTGACAGCGGAGATGATCGAGCTGATTCACAGTCAGCACCTGTGAGCTTATCCTCAGAGGACAAAGCTGAGGAATTTAACAAAGTTGCAGAGAAGCCCGTTTCTTCACCCGGTCAGAGGCCTGGCCCTTCTAGCTGTGAAAAAGAGTCGACTGACGcctccacccaaacacacatccaGGTAGCTGCTGGGAGAGAGGACAGTGTGGATGAGACTACCTCTGAGGAGACTACCTCTGTCCAGGGGTCTGGCTCTGTTCTCTGTGCAGGCGAGTCGACTGACGCCACCTCCTCACCCCACATTGAAGTAACcactaggagaggaggaggtgcagaggagacggcagaggaggagatgacGACTGCCTCTATCCAGACAGAAAGCACAGAGGAAGAGATCCCCATTGTGAGAGGGGCCGAAGCACTGGAGGACAGTCAGGACGATTTGAAATTTCTACAGAGTTGTGTGCTGGCTACTCAACTGGACTTTGAATTTGACCAAGCACAGGATCTTACAGGTTCAGCTGTCGCTATCCCTGTAGAGCCTGTAGAAGAGATTATCAAGGATGGTTTCACTGGAAAAGCATTCAAGAAGAAAAAGTTCAAGATCAAACGGAAAGGTGTCAAACGGAAAGAAGACTGCCGCTTGTCATAG